Proteins from a single region of Sphingomonas swuensis:
- a CDS encoding retropepsin-like aspartic protease family protein, whose product MADDSANVLYLLLLLVLVGSSLVGRRIAAGKAMKMGLAWVAVFGVAFALFAFRGEFSALGSRLKSEALGSAEPTISGEGLRLAKRDDGHFWVDARINGAPVRFLVDSGATTTTVTREVADAAKLDPGMRGDFVDTANGTVFMPRATAGLLEVGTIRRTDMAVGINPNDDTSVLGMNFLSSLSSWGVQGNDLVLKP is encoded by the coding sequence ATGGCCGACGATAGCGCGAACGTTCTTTATCTGCTGCTCCTGCTGGTGCTGGTCGGGTCGAGCCTCGTCGGCAGGCGGATCGCTGCCGGCAAGGCGATGAAGATGGGATTGGCGTGGGTCGCCGTCTTCGGCGTGGCCTTCGCCCTGTTCGCCTTTCGCGGGGAGTTCTCGGCGCTCGGCAGCCGGCTCAAGAGCGAGGCGCTCGGAAGCGCGGAGCCGACCATCAGCGGGGAGGGGCTTCGCCTGGCCAAGCGCGACGACGGCCACTTCTGGGTCGATGCGCGGATCAACGGTGCTCCGGTCCGCTTCCTGGTCGACAGCGGAGCGACCACCACGACCGTGACTCGCGAGGTCGCCGACGCCGCGAAGCTCGATCCCGGCATGCGCGGTGATTTCGTCGACACAGCCAATGGAACGGTGTTCATGCCGCGGGCGACAGCCGGCCTGCTCGAGGTCGGCACGATCCGCCGTACCGACATGGCGGTTGGCATTAACCCGAACGACGACACCAGCGTGCTCGGCATGAACTTCCTGTCCAGCCTTTCGAGCTGGGGCGTCCAGGGCAACGACCTCGTCCTCAAGCCATGA
- the metG gene encoding methionine--tRNA ligase, producing the protein MSEPFYLTTAIAYPNGRPHIGHAYEAIAADVIARFMRAQGRDVRLVTGTDEHGLKMVQTARGQDRETLEFADEMSGHFRVMCDGLDISYDAFVRTTEERHHAASIALWKAMEANGDLYLDRYEGWYSVRDEAYYDEKELIAGADGEKLSPQGTPVEWTVEESWFFKLSDYAERLLAHYRDNPDFIRPESRRNEIVRFVEGGLKDLSVSRTSFDWGVPVPGSPGHVMYVWVDALTTYMTGVGYPDDRANYDRFWPADLHLIGKDIVRFHAVYWPAFLMSAKLPLPKQLFGHGFLLARGEKMSKSLGNVVDPMVLAESYGVDSLRYFLMREVSFGQDGSYSDEAIVTRCNAELANSFGNLAQRTFSMIVKNLDGVVAPAGEASDDLALLSKVSEAEGEARARFAEYDFSAVLEAWMGAVFAANAYVDAQAPWALRKTDPARMAEVLGTLATVVERLGEVVEPVVPKSIARLRSYLGEGRTSGRLAQPQPIFPRLELVAADESA; encoded by the coding sequence ATGTCCGAGCCCTTCTACCTCACCACCGCCATCGCCTACCCCAACGGCCGCCCGCATATCGGCCATGCCTATGAGGCGATCGCCGCCGATGTCATCGCCCGGTTCATGCGCGCGCAGGGGCGTGACGTTCGGCTGGTCACCGGCACCGACGAGCATGGCCTCAAGATGGTCCAGACCGCGCGCGGCCAGGATCGCGAGACACTCGAGTTCGCCGACGAAATGTCGGGGCATTTCCGGGTGATGTGCGATGGACTTGATATCAGCTACGATGCGTTCGTGCGGACGACCGAGGAGCGTCATCACGCCGCCAGCATCGCGCTGTGGAAGGCGATGGAGGCCAATGGCGACCTATACCTCGATCGCTACGAGGGCTGGTACTCGGTCCGCGACGAGGCCTATTACGACGAGAAGGAACTGATCGCGGGCGCCGACGGGGAGAAACTCTCCCCGCAGGGCACTCCGGTCGAATGGACCGTCGAGGAGAGCTGGTTTTTCAAGCTCTCCGACTATGCCGAGCGCCTGCTCGCTCACTACCGGGACAATCCCGACTTCATCCGTCCGGAAAGCCGTCGCAACGAGATCGTCCGCTTCGTCGAGGGCGGGCTCAAGGACCTCAGCGTGTCTCGCACCAGCTTCGACTGGGGAGTGCCGGTGCCGGGCTCACCGGGCCACGTCATGTACGTCTGGGTCGACGCTCTCACCACCTACATGACCGGCGTCGGCTACCCGGACGACCGCGCCAACTACGACCGCTTCTGGCCTGCCGACCTCCATCTCATCGGCAAGGACATCGTACGCTTCCACGCGGTCTACTGGCCGGCTTTCCTGATGAGCGCCAAGCTCCCGCTTCCCAAGCAACTGTTCGGCCACGGTTTCCTCCTCGCGCGCGGCGAGAAGATGTCGAAGAGCCTCGGGAACGTGGTCGACCCGATGGTGCTCGCCGAGTCCTACGGCGTCGACAGCCTGCGCTACTTCCTGATGCGCGAAGTCAGCTTCGGGCAGGACGGCAGCTATTCGGACGAGGCGATCGTCACCCGCTGCAACGCCGAGCTTGCGAACAGCTTCGGCAATCTTGCGCAGCGCACATTCTCGATGATCGTCAAGAATTTGGACGGGGTTGTTGCGCCGGCGGGTGAGGCATCCGACGACCTCGCCCTGCTTTCCAAGGTCAGCGAAGCGGAGGGTGAAGCCAGGGCGCGCTTTGCCGAATACGACTTCTCCGCCGTGCTCGAGGCGTGGATGGGCGCGGTATTCGCCGCCAATGCCTATGTCGACGCACAGGCGCCCTGGGCGCTGCGCAAGACCGATCCTGCGCGCATGGCCGAGGTGCTTGGAACGCTTGCGACGGTGGTCGAGCGGCTCGGCGAGGTCGTGGAACCGGTGGTGCCCAAGAGCATCGCGCGTCTCCGCTCCTACCTCGGCGAGGGAAGAACCTCGGGCCGCCTCGCGCAACCGCAACCCATCTTCCCGCGTCTGGAACTCGTCGCCGCGGACGAGTCTGCCTGA
- a CDS encoding DNA polymerase III subunit delta', with protein sequence MTLLGQDRAIAAFRSALDSGTLHHAWLLAGPRGVGKGTFARAAALRLLAEAAGPPVGLPGLEVPDDHRIGHLFRAGSHPDMRLLEREVWDKGPKKGELKRNITIDQVREMGELFSFAPSFSDWRVCIIDCMDELERNAANALLKLLEEPPGRSLFLLVSHSPGRLLPTIRSRCRRVDFPGLDDATLDTVLRAERPGLSDEERARLIPLAGGSAGRALAFAELDLAPLAEDALAILRSGDRDNARRGRLASALALKAAGPRYAAFLELVPSLIAGEARTAEGPRRQRAAEAYGKAQETASLAPRLSLDPAATVFSLATIMAEVGEG encoded by the coding sequence GTGACCCTTCTCGGGCAGGATCGGGCGATCGCCGCCTTTCGCTCGGCGCTCGACAGCGGGACGCTTCACCACGCTTGGCTGCTTGCCGGGCCGCGCGGGGTCGGCAAGGGGACCTTCGCCCGGGCTGCCGCCCTCCGCCTTCTCGCAGAAGCCGCCGGACCGCCAGTCGGACTGCCCGGCCTCGAGGTGCCCGACGATCATCGCATCGGGCACCTCTTCCGCGCCGGGAGTCATCCCGACATGCGGCTGCTCGAGCGCGAGGTTTGGGACAAGGGACCCAAGAAGGGCGAGCTCAAGCGCAACATCACCATCGACCAGGTGCGCGAGATGGGAGAACTCTTCTCCTTCGCGCCCTCGTTCAGCGACTGGCGCGTGTGCATCATCGATTGCATGGACGAGCTCGAGCGCAATGCCGCCAACGCGCTCCTCAAGCTGCTCGAGGAGCCGCCGGGGCGTAGCCTGTTCCTGCTCGTCAGCCACTCTCCGGGACGACTGTTGCCGACGATCCGCTCGCGCTGCCGGCGGGTCGATTTCCCCGGCCTCGACGATGCGACGCTCGACACCGTCCTGCGCGCCGAGCGACCGGGGCTTTCGGACGAGGAGCGGGCGCGCCTGATCCCGCTCGCCGGGGGCTCGGCCGGACGGGCACTGGCCTTCGCCGAACTCGACCTCGCGCCGCTCGCCGAGGATGCGCTCGCAATCCTGCGGAGCGGTGACCGCGACAATGCCCGCCGCGGCCGCCTCGCCTCGGCGCTTGCACTCAAGGCCGCGGGCCCGCGCTACGCCGCCTTCCTCGAACTCGTCCCCTCCCTGATCGCGGGCGAGGCGCGCACCGCCGAAGGACCCCGCCGACAGCGCGCCGCCGAGGCCTATGGCAAGGCGCAGGAGACCGCTTCGCTCGCTCCCCGCCTCTCCCTCGACCCTGCCGCGACGGTTTTCAGCCTCGCGACCATCATGGCGGAGGTGGGGGAGGGGTGA
- the mazG gene encoding nucleoside triphosphate pyrophosphohydrolase has translation MMSHAQPDASPALQRLMTIMARLRDPERGCEWDTVQTFETIAPYTIEEAYEVADAIQRGDLADLRDELGDLALQIVFHAQMAAEAGHFTLAQVLDAISDKMERRHPHIFGDDPSGGHHRWEEIKAAERAARPDDPSALAGIALALPALERALKLQKRAARTGFDWPDAEGPRAKIHEELGEIDAADSDEQREEEVGDLLFAVVNFARFLKINPEEALRKANAKFERRFRRIETAPDFEALNLDQKEALWSEAKTTAARD, from the coding sequence ATGATGAGCCACGCCCAACCCGACGCTTCTCCCGCGCTCCAGCGCCTGATGACCATCATGGCGCGACTGCGTGATCCCGAGCGTGGGTGCGAATGGGACACGGTCCAGACCTTTGAGACGATCGCGCCCTATACGATCGAGGAAGCCTACGAAGTTGCCGACGCGATCCAGCGTGGCGACCTTGCCGACTTGCGTGACGAACTCGGCGACCTAGCGCTGCAGATCGTCTTCCATGCGCAGATGGCCGCCGAGGCCGGTCACTTCACGCTCGCCCAGGTGCTCGACGCGATCAGCGACAAGATGGAGCGGCGGCATCCGCACATCTTCGGCGACGATCCTTCCGGAGGCCATCATCGGTGGGAAGAGATCAAGGCCGCCGAGCGCGCTGCCCGGCCCGACGATCCGAGCGCACTCGCCGGGATCGCGCTCGCCCTGCCGGCGCTCGAACGCGCCCTCAAGCTGCAGAAGCGCGCTGCCCGTACCGGCTTCGACTGGCCCGACGCCGAGGGACCTAGGGCCAAGATCCATGAAGAGCTTGGCGAGATCGATGCCGCCGACAGTGACGAGCAGCGCGAAGAGGAAGTCGGCGACCTGCTGTTCGCCGTCGTCAACTTCGCACGCTTTCTCAAGATCAATCCGGAAGAGGCTCTACGCAAGGCCAATGCCAAGTTCGAGCGTCGCTTCCGTCGGATCGAGACCGCGCCGGACTTCGAGGCCTTGAACCTCGACCAGAAGGAAGCGCTCTGGTCCGAGGCCAAGACGACTGCTGCTCGAGACTAG
- the hfq gene encoding RNA chaperone Hfq has protein sequence MPSKTLSLQDHFLNSLRRTKTPVTIFLVKGVKLTGVITWFDAFSLLLRREGVSQLIYKHAMSTILPSEVPADLELESFRGDALEEGRATLQDRFLAASIRQKEPMTVFLVNGVMLQGEVVAFNRFSMLLGRGSQVQLVYKHAVSTMQPASQLQLGDGELEDGAK, from the coding sequence ATGCCGTCGAAGACTTTGAGTTTGCAGGATCACTTCCTGAACAGCCTGCGCCGTACCAAGACCCCGGTGACCATCTTCCTGGTCAAGGGCGTGAAGCTGACTGGCGTCATCACATGGTTCGATGCCTTCTCGCTGCTGTTGCGGCGAGAGGGCGTGAGTCAGCTCATCTACAAGCATGCGATGTCGACCATCCTGCCGTCCGAAGTGCCCGCGGATCTCGAACTCGAGAGCTTCCGCGGTGACGCGCTGGAGGAGGGGAGGGCGACGCTCCAGGATCGCTTCCTTGCCGCGTCCATCCGCCAGAAGGAGCCGATGACGGTGTTCCTGGTGAATGGTGTCATGCTGCAGGGCGAGGTGGTCGCGTTCAACCGCTTCTCGATGCTGCTGGGCCGTGGAAGCCAGGTGCAGCTCGTCTACAAGCATGCGGTCTCGACCATGCAGCCGGCAAGCCAGCTCCAGCTCGGCGACGGCGAGTTGGAGGACGGCGCCAAGTGA
- a CDS encoding MBL fold metallo-hydrolase: protein MKLRILGSGTSSGVPRLGNDWGSVDPTEPKNRRLRASALATIGDVRLLIDAGPDLREQLNSAGVGAVEQVIITHDHADHIHGLDDLRQVAQNLGHQVPLLARAEVLDRLVPRFRYLFEGNALYPAVVRHDVIAEDFMVGPTRIRVTDQPHGRITSLGLRFDEGERSLVYAVDFVELTDAMASLYQGVDVWVADCLRRRPHPTHAHLDAVLGWARDLQVGQLWLTHLDNSMDHAQLVSTLPDWAAPAWDGLEIEI from the coding sequence GTGAAGCTTCGGATCCTTGGCTCCGGCACCAGTTCGGGCGTTCCGCGGCTCGGCAACGACTGGGGCAGCGTTGATCCCACGGAACCCAAGAACCGCCGCCTGCGCGCTTCGGCACTCGCGACCATCGGCGACGTCCGCCTTCTGATCGACGCCGGCCCCGACCTTCGCGAGCAGCTCAACAGCGCCGGGGTCGGAGCGGTCGAGCAGGTCATCATCACGCACGATCATGCCGACCATATCCATGGCCTGGACGACCTCCGGCAGGTCGCACAGAATCTCGGGCATCAGGTCCCCCTGTTGGCCCGGGCCGAAGTTCTCGACCGCCTTGTGCCGCGCTTCCGCTACCTGTTCGAAGGCAATGCGCTTTATCCCGCGGTCGTCCGCCACGACGTCATCGCGGAGGATTTCATGGTCGGGCCCACGAGGATCCGGGTCACCGACCAGCCGCATGGTCGCATCACCAGCCTTGGCCTGCGCTTCGACGAGGGCGAGCGGTCGCTCGTCTATGCGGTCGACTTCGTGGAGCTGACCGACGCCATGGCGTCACTGTACCAGGGCGTGGACGTGTGGGTGGCCGACTGCCTGCGCCGCCGACCGCATCCGACCCACGCCCATCTCGATGCCGTGCTCGGCTGGGCCCGTGACCTCCAGGTAGGGCAGCTCTGGCTCACGCACCTCGACAACAGCATGGATCATGCCCAACTAGTAAGCACGCTTCCGGACTGGGCCGCCCCGGCCTGGGACGGGCTGGAGATCGAGATCTAG
- the tmk gene encoding dTMP kinase: MARASFITLEGGEGVGKSTQLAALAEALRRRGHEVVTTREPGGSEGAEAIRRLLLEGSEERWGAQAEALLFAAARTSHVDSLIRPALARGQWVLCDRFLDSSLAYQGGAGGLGIEAVRELNMFGIADCLPDRTLLLVHPSGAERARHRDGDGADRIGGRSASYHQAVDEAFHALAEAEPNRIRPVDASGSREEVTARLLDALEDLL, from the coding sequence TTGGCACGAGCATCGTTCATCACGCTGGAAGGCGGGGAAGGGGTCGGCAAGTCGACCCAGCTCGCCGCGCTTGCGGAAGCGCTCCGCCGCCGTGGCCACGAGGTCGTCACCACCCGTGAACCCGGCGGCAGCGAAGGCGCGGAGGCGATCCGCCGGCTGCTCCTCGAAGGCTCGGAGGAGCGCTGGGGCGCGCAGGCCGAGGCCCTGCTGTTCGCCGCAGCGCGCACCAGCCATGTCGACAGCCTGATCCGCCCCGCGCTCGCCCGTGGGCAGTGGGTCCTGTGCGACCGCTTCCTCGACAGTAGCCTCGCCTATCAAGGCGGTGCCGGCGGCCTCGGAATCGAGGCGGTGCGCGAGCTCAATATGTTCGGCATCGCCGACTGCCTGCCCGACCGCACCCTGCTCCTCGTCCATCCAAGCGGGGCGGAGCGGGCGCGACACCGGGACGGGGACGGGGCCGACCGGATCGGCGGCCGATCGGCTTCCTATCACCAGGCGGTCGACGAGGCCTTCCACGCCCTTGCCGAAGCCGAGCCGAACCGGATCCGCCCGGTCGACGCCTCGGGATCGCGCGAGGAGGTCACGGCACGGCTGCTCGACGCGCTCGAGGACCTGCTGTGA
- a CDS encoding alpha/beta hydrolase, which translates to MSIKPKRTLALTGALLAAISLPVLAQVPGTSVPATQGQPGVPFSGAPLDAENQAVVDALTKQLKARPYHSLDPVAARQQPTFTDGVNAVLRAQGRPTTPPPGLTEREISVTGAAGSLPATVFTPTGARGPLPVILYFHGGGWVIADRKVYAGGARGLARNAQAIVVSVDYRRAPEAPFPAQHDDALASYRWLLQNAASIGADPSRIAFAGESAGGNLAVSTAMQARDAGLPLPRHIVSVYPIAGNDLNTPSYQDTANGPTLNRALMAWFFRYVPRSPADLMDPRINLVGANLQGLPPVTIVAAQVDPLRSEGELLAQRLAAAGVQVERREWAGSAHEFFGADAVIRDAAEAQQWAGGKLRQALSGMAGPVGAAPAPEPMPMPMPNGTRAGERG; encoded by the coding sequence ATGAGCATTAAACCGAAACGCACTCTTGCCCTTACCGGCGCCCTTCTCGCTGCCATCAGCCTACCCGTGCTCGCGCAGGTACCCGGAACCTCGGTCCCAGCCACGCAGGGCCAGCCGGGCGTGCCCTTCAGCGGCGCTCCGCTCGATGCCGAGAACCAGGCAGTCGTCGACGCTTTGACCAAGCAGTTGAAGGCCCGACCCTATCACAGCCTCGATCCCGTCGCGGCGCGGCAGCAGCCGACCTTCACCGATGGCGTCAATGCCGTTCTTCGCGCGCAGGGCCGCCCGACAACCCCGCCGCCCGGCCTGACCGAGCGCGAGATTTCGGTCACCGGAGCCGCTGGCAGCCTCCCGGCCACTGTGTTCACCCCGACCGGTGCGCGTGGCCCTCTGCCGGTCATCCTGTATTTCCATGGCGGCGGCTGGGTGATCGCCGACCGCAAGGTCTATGCTGGTGGCGCCCGTGGCCTTGCCCGCAACGCGCAGGCGATCGTCGTCTCGGTCGACTATCGGCGAGCGCCCGAGGCCCCCTTCCCTGCCCAGCATGACGACGCCCTGGCCTCCTATCGCTGGCTGCTCCAGAACGCCGCCTCGATCGGCGCCGATCCGAGCCGCATCGCCTTTGCCGGCGAGAGCGCTGGCGGCAATCTCGCCGTCTCCACCGCGATGCAGGCGCGCGACGCGGGCCTGCCCCTCCCCCGCCACATCGTCTCGGTCTATCCGATCGCGGGCAACGACCTGAATACGCCGTCCTACCAGGACACGGCCAACGGCCCGACTCTGAACCGCGCGCTGATGGCCTGGTTCTTCCGCTACGTGCCGCGTTCGCCAGCCGACCTGATGGACCCGCGGATCAATCTCGTCGGCGCCAACCTCCAGGGACTGCCGCCGGTCACGATCGTCGCCGCGCAGGTCGATCCCCTGCGTTCGGAAGGCGAATTGCTGGCGCAGCGGCTTGCCGCCGCGGGCGTGCAAGTCGAGCGGCGTGAGTGGGCCGGATCGGCGCACGAGTTCTTTGGTGCGGACGCGGTAATCCGCGATGCGGCCGAGGCCCAGCAGTGGGCTGGCGGCAAGCTGCGCCAAGCGCTGAGCGGCATGGCAGGTCCGGTCGGAGCGGCGCCGGCTCCGGAGCCTATGCCAATGCCGATGCCAAACGGCACGCGGGCGGGCGAGCGCGGATAA
- a CDS encoding DUF4142 domain-containing protein produces the protein MTLPKNLIAFASAVSVAAVAVPAAATLPTPPQGAATQQASAYLFHGGAGDVFEITSSMILLGKSSNPQVRAYATMLIDHHSRTTNLALTNAKAAGVMAPPPEMSPMQKTMIGQLHAASPASIDRLYLQQQVPAHQQALALQSGYARNGDTPLLRQTAQGAVPIVQSHLNEAQQMLRMVR, from the coding sequence GTGACGCTGCCCAAGAATCTTATCGCTTTCGCATCGGCCGTGTCGGTGGCTGCCGTGGCCGTCCCCGCCGCCGCAACCCTTCCAACTCCGCCGCAAGGTGCCGCGACCCAGCAGGCATCGGCCTATCTCTTTCATGGCGGAGCAGGGGACGTCTTCGAGATCACCAGCAGCATGATCCTCCTCGGCAAGAGCAGCAATCCTCAGGTCCGTGCCTATGCGACCATGCTGATCGACCATCACAGCCGCACCACCAATCTGGCGCTGACCAACGCCAAGGCCGCAGGCGTCATGGCGCCTCCGCCGGAGATGTCGCCGATGCAGAAGACCATGATCGGGCAGCTTCACGCCGCGTCACCGGCTTCGATCGATCGCCTCTACCTGCAGCAGCAGGTGCCGGCCCATCAGCAGGCGCTTGCTCTGCAAAGCGGCTACGCCCGCAATGGCGATACTCCGCTGCTTCGTCAGACCGCGCAGGGTGCGGTCCCGATTGTCCAGTCGCACCTCAACGAAGCGCAGCAGATGCTGCGCATGGTCCGCTAG
- the hflX gene encoding GTPase HflX: protein MSTGFDRAGGDGLRRGEKALVVLPDRSGEMNARTVDARLDEASGLAEAISLEVTERMSFRIRQPRPATLFGKGQVEEIAARAEAIEAKVLVVDAALTPVQQKNLEDGTKAKVIDRTGLILEIFGERAATAEGRLQVELAHLDYQAGRLVRSWTHLERQRGGFGFLGGPGETQIEADRRLIRDRMARIRKELDQVKRTRALHRDRRKRAPWPVVALVGYTNAGKSTLFNRLTRATVMAEDLLFATLDPTMREIALPGFDKAILSDTVGFVSNLPTELVAAFRATLEEVASADLILHVRDIHHPDSDAQKADVEQVLSDLGLEAGEGSPPRLEVWNKVDLLDGDDRSAVENEADRRDDVVTLSALSGEGTDALLARISALLRQGAAVHHLRLSAGDGGRLAWLHSRGEVLESRADGDEMFVAVRLSPENWQRYQGL from the coding sequence GTGAGCACCGGCTTCGACCGCGCCGGCGGGGACGGGCTTCGACGCGGCGAGAAGGCGCTGGTCGTCCTGCCCGACCGCTCGGGCGAGATGAACGCGCGGACGGTCGATGCGCGGCTCGACGAGGCGTCGGGGCTGGCCGAGGCGATCAGCCTCGAGGTCACCGAGCGAATGTCCTTCCGGATCCGCCAGCCGCGCCCGGCGACGCTGTTCGGCAAGGGCCAGGTGGAGGAGATCGCCGCTCGGGCCGAAGCGATCGAGGCCAAGGTCCTCGTGGTCGACGCCGCGCTGACACCCGTCCAGCAGAAGAACCTGGAGGACGGGACCAAGGCGAAGGTCATCGATCGGACCGGGCTTATCCTCGAGATTTTCGGGGAGCGCGCCGCGACCGCGGAAGGGCGGCTCCAGGTCGAACTCGCCCACCTCGATTATCAGGCCGGGCGGCTGGTGCGCAGCTGGACCCACCTCGAACGCCAGCGCGGCGGCTTCGGCTTCCTCGGCGGCCCGGGTGAAACCCAGATCGAGGCCGACCGGCGGCTGATCCGCGACCGGATGGCCCGGATCCGCAAGGAGCTCGACCAGGTGAAGCGCACCCGTGCGCTCCATCGCGACCGGCGCAAGCGTGCGCCCTGGCCCGTCGTCGCGCTGGTCGGCTACACCAATGCCGGCAAGTCGACGCTGTTCAACCGGCTGACCCGTGCAACGGTGATGGCCGAGGACCTGCTGTTCGCGACGCTCGATCCGACCATGCGCGAGATCGCGCTGCCCGGCTTCGACAAGGCGATCCTGTCGGACACGGTGGGCTTCGTCTCGAACCTTCCGACCGAACTCGTCGCAGCCTTCCGGGCGACGCTCGAGGAAGTCGCGAGCGCCGACCTCATCCTGCACGTGCGCGACATCCACCACCCCGACAGCGACGCCCAGAAAGCCGATGTCGAGCAGGTGCTGAGCGATCTCGGGCTCGAAGCCGGCGAAGGCTCGCCACCTCGGCTCGAGGTCTGGAACAAGGTCGACCTGCTCGACGGCGATGATCGTTCGGCGGTCGAGAATGAAGCTGACCGGCGTGACGACGTCGTCACCCTGTCGGCGCTGAGCGGCGAGGGCACCGACGCCCTGCTGGCGAGGATCAGCGCACTCCTCCGGCAGGGTGCCGCGGTGCATCATCTGCGCCTGTCGGCGGGTGACGGCGGGCGGCTCGCCTGGCTGCACAGCCGCGGTGAAGTGCTCGAAAGCCGCGCGGACGGTGACGAGATGTTCGTCGCGGTCCGGCTCAGCCCCGAGAACTGGCAGCGCTACCAGGGGCTGTAA
- a CDS encoding TatD family hydrolase, which translates to MLIDSHCHLNYPGLVEDEGGVLGRARSRGVGGFLNISTRQSEWKDVVAATERHSDVWASIGVHPHEADNHPDLGTAALVEAAAHPKVVAIGECGLDYFYGKSDRDSQKARFRAQIAAARETGLPLIIHTRDAEEDTAEILSEEVAKGGVRGVLHCFTGTQWLADKGLEIGFFISLSGIVTFKNAKDLQEVAKSIPEDRLLVETDSPFLAPVPNRGKTCEPAFVADTASFVAGLRGETPDALADTTTANFFRLFDKAAART; encoded by the coding sequence ATGCTGATCGATAGTCACTGCCACCTCAATTACCCCGGCCTGGTCGAGGACGAGGGCGGGGTGCTGGGCCGCGCCCGGTCGCGCGGGGTCGGCGGGTTCCTCAACATCTCGACCCGGCAGTCGGAGTGGAAGGACGTGGTCGCCGCCACCGAGCGTCACTCCGACGTCTGGGCGAGCATCGGGGTTCACCCGCACGAGGCCGACAACCATCCGGACCTCGGGACCGCGGCGCTGGTCGAGGCGGCCGCGCATCCCAAGGTGGTCGCGATCGGCGAGTGCGGGCTCGACTATTTTTACGGCAAGTCCGATCGCGACAGCCAGAAGGCCCGCTTTCGTGCGCAGATCGCCGCCGCGCGGGAGACCGGCCTGCCGCTCATCATCCACACCCGCGATGCCGAGGAAGATACCGCCGAGATCCTATCGGAAGAAGTCGCCAAGGGCGGGGTGAGGGGGGTTCTCCATTGCTTCACCGGGACCCAGTGGCTGGCCGACAAGGGGCTCGAGATCGGCTTCTTCATTTCGCTATCGGGCATCGTGACATTCAAGAATGCCAAGGACTTGCAGGAAGTCGCGAAGAGCATTCCTGAAGATCGGCTGCTGGTCGAGACGGACAGCCCGTTCCTCGCGCCGGTACCCAATCGCGGCAAGACCTGCGAGCCGGCCTTCGTTGCCGATACCGCGAGCTTCGTCGCGGGTCTTCGTGGCGAGACGCCCGACGCGCTTGCCGACACGACCACCGCCAACTTCTTCCGCCTGTTCGACAAGGCCGCGGCGCGCACGTGA
- a CDS encoding retropepsin-like aspartic protease family protein codes for MTNDLQLGGLYILMAFMLLAGAMIGRRSPLAKGITSVLAFIVIFGAGFIVFSFRDDLQYVAQRLESEATGKPVRMAEGRIRVPLAIDGHFWVQAEVNGVPVDFLIDSGATMTTIGRATAELAGVPVGDQRNQVVRTGNGLIRVARTSAETVDLGGIQRRDVRLFVADGDDLNVLGMNYLTSLKRWSVEGRWLVLEG; via the coding sequence ATGACCAACGATCTCCAGCTCGGCGGGCTCTACATCCTCATGGCGTTCATGCTGCTCGCCGGAGCGATGATCGGCCGCCGCTCGCCGCTGGCCAAGGGCATCACCTCGGTGCTGGCGTTCATCGTCATCTTCGGGGCTGGCTTCATCGTCTTCAGCTTTCGCGACGACCTGCAATATGTCGCGCAGCGCCTTGAGTCCGAGGCCACCGGAAAGCCCGTCCGCATGGCCGAGGGCAGGATCCGCGTCCCGCTGGCGATCGATGGCCATTTCTGGGTCCAGGCCGAGGTCAACGGCGTGCCGGTCGATTTCCTGATCGACAGCGGCGCGACCATGACCACGATCGGGCGCGCCACCGCTGAACTCGCTGGAGTGCCGGTCGGCGATCAGCGCAACCAGGTCGTGCGCACGGGCAATGGCCTGATCCGTGTCGCGAGGACGTCGGCCGAGACGGTCGATCTCGGCGGCATCCAGCGCCGGGATGTCCGCCTGTTCGTGGCCGACGGCGACGACCTCAACGTCCTTGGCATGAATTATCTGACCAGCCTCAAGCGATGGAGCGTCGAAGGGCGCTGGCTGGTGCTGGAGGGCTGA